In a genomic window of Streptomyces pristinaespiralis:
- a CDS encoding isoprenylcysteine carboxyl methyltransferase family protein, with product MLWYTVLVLAVAAERVAELVVARRNAAWTLARAGVEHGRGHYPVMVALHTALLVGCLVEVAIGDRPFVPALGWSMLGVVVLAQALRWWCILTLGPYWNTRVIVVPGARLVRAGPYRFARHPNYVAVVAEIAALPLVHSAWLTALVLTVSNAVLMGVRVRCENTALAQAVTA from the coding sequence ATGCTCTGGTACACCGTGCTCGTTCTCGCCGTCGCGGCGGAACGCGTCGCCGAACTCGTCGTGGCCAGGCGCAACGCCGCCTGGACCCTCGCCCGCGCCGGCGTCGAGCACGGCCGCGGACACTACCCCGTCATGGTTGCCCTCCACACCGCTCTCCTCGTGGGCTGCCTGGTCGAGGTGGCGATCGGCGACCGGCCCTTCGTGCCCGCGCTCGGATGGTCCATGCTGGGCGTCGTCGTGCTGGCCCAGGCGCTGCGCTGGTGGTGCATCCTCACCCTCGGCCCCTACTGGAACACCCGCGTCATCGTGGTTCCCGGGGCCCGCCTGGTCCGGGCCGGGCCCTACCGTTTCGCCCGCCACCCCAACTACGTCGCCGTCGTCGCCGAGATCGCCGCCCTGCCGCTGGTGCACTCCGCCTGGCTGACGGCCCTCGTGCTCACCGTGTCCAACGCGGTGCTGATGGGCGTCCGCGTCCGCTGCGAGAACACCGCCCTCGCCCAGGCAGTGACGGCGTGA